The following coding sequences lie in one Streptomyces venezuelae genomic window:
- a CDS encoding Fpg/Nei family DNA glycosylase, giving the protein MPEGHTIHRLAADHRDRFQGRAVRATSPQGKFSDSAALVTGQVMETAEAHGKHLFLGFADTGWIHVHLGLFGKYTLGETPAPPPTDTVRLRLLNDAYHSDLRGPTTCALVTDDEKQAIHDRLGPDPLRDGDDPQKAYARISRSRTTIAALLMDQKVIAGVGNVYRAEVLFRHGIDPYTAGKDITPAQWAAIWADLVELMHEGVRLNRIDTVRPEHTPEAMGRPPRVDDHGGEVYVYRRANQPCHLCGGDIRTADLAARNLFWCPTCQRPA; this is encoded by the coding sequence GTGCCTGAGGGGCACACCATTCACCGGCTTGCCGCGGATCACCGGGACCGGTTCCAGGGGCGCGCCGTCCGGGCGACCAGCCCGCAGGGCAAGTTCAGTGACAGCGCCGCCCTCGTCACCGGCCAGGTGATGGAGACCGCCGAGGCACACGGCAAACACCTCTTCCTCGGCTTCGCCGACACCGGCTGGATCCACGTCCACCTCGGCCTCTTCGGCAAGTACACGCTGGGAGAGACCCCCGCGCCGCCCCCCACGGACACCGTCCGCCTCCGGCTCCTGAACGACGCGTACCACTCCGACCTCCGCGGCCCCACCACCTGCGCCCTCGTCACGGACGACGAGAAGCAGGCGATACACGACAGGCTCGGCCCGGACCCCCTGCGGGACGGGGACGACCCACAGAAGGCGTACGCGCGCATCTCCCGCAGCCGCACCACGATCGCCGCGCTCCTCATGGACCAGAAGGTCATCGCGGGCGTCGGCAACGTCTACCGCGCGGAGGTCCTCTTTAGGCACGGCATCGACCCGTACACGGCGGGCAAGGACATCACCCCGGCGCAGTGGGCCGCGATCTGGGCCGACCTCGTCGAGCTGATGCACGAGGGCGTACGCCTCAACCGCATCGACACCGTCAGGCCCGAGCACACCCCGGAGGCGATGGGACGCCCGCCGCGCGTCGACGACCACGGCGGCGAGGTCTACGTCTACCGGCGGGCGAACCAGCCCTGTCACCTCTGCGGCGGCGACATCCGCACCG
- a CDS encoding ribose-5-phosphate isomerase, with translation MRVYLGSDHAGYELKNHLVEWLKSHGHEPVDCGPHIYDAQDDYPPFCLRAAEKTAADPDALGIVIGGSGNGEQIAANKVKGVRAALAWSEQTAALGREHNDANVISIGGRMHTQEEATKFVEIFLATPYSGEERHTRRIEMLSAYERTGELPPVPAHHPQP, from the coding sequence ATGCGCGTGTACCTCGGCTCGGATCATGCCGGCTACGAACTCAAGAACCACTTGGTCGAATGGCTCAAGAGCCACGGCCATGAGCCCGTCGACTGCGGGCCCCACATCTATGACGCCCAGGACGACTACCCGCCGTTCTGTCTGCGCGCCGCGGAGAAGACCGCCGCGGACCCGGACGCCCTCGGCATCGTCATCGGCGGCTCCGGCAACGGCGAGCAGATCGCCGCGAACAAGGTGAAGGGCGTGCGGGCGGCCCTGGCCTGGAGCGAGCAGACCGCGGCGCTCGGCCGCGAGCACAACGACGCGAACGTCATCTCGATCGGTGGGCGCATGCATACACAGGAGGAGGCGACGAAGTTCGTCGAGATCTTCCTGGCGACGCCGTACTCGGGTGAGGAGCGTCACACTCGCCGCATCGAGATGCTCTCGGCCTATGAGCGGACGGGTGAGCTGCCCCCCGTCCCGGCCCACCACCCCCAGCCGTAG
- a CDS encoding amino acid permease, producing the protein MTSQPSLAKADSTPNPPGDPRSGGSGDTGDTGDGLKAGLKNRHLSMIAIGGVIGAGLFVGSSSGIAAAGPAILISYALVGTMVVLVMRMLGEMAAARPASGSFSTYADQALGRWAGFSIGWLYWFFWVVVLAVEATAGAVILNGWIPAVPQWGWALIVMVVLTATNLVSVGSYGEFEFWFAGIKVVAIGGFVVIGLLAVFGVLPGSDNPGDGFAHLTDAGGFMPKGAGAILTGVLMVVFSFMGSEIVTLAAGESEDPQRAVTKATNSVIWRIGVFYLGSIFVVITLLPWNDKSITEDGSYVAALNSIGIPHAGQVMNVIVLTAVLSCLNSGLYTASRMAFSLGQRGDAPKAFARTNARGVPQAAILGSVVFGFVAVWFNYQWKDTVFDFLLNSSGAVALFVWLIISFTQLRMRGIILREEPEKLVVKMWLFPYLTWVTIAMISFVLVYMLTDEAGRKQVLLSLLAAAFVVVFSLVREKVRPRDADGIPVESQRS; encoded by the coding sequence ATGACCTCGCAACCCTCCCTTGCGAAGGCAGACAGCACCCCCAATCCCCCTGGGGATCCGCGGTCTGGCGGCAGTGGTGACACCGGCGACACCGGTGACGGCCTGAAAGCGGGTCTCAAGAACCGTCACCTTTCGATGATCGCCATCGGCGGTGTGATCGGTGCCGGTCTTTTCGTCGGCTCCAGCTCCGGTATCGCCGCCGCGGGGCCCGCGATCCTCATCTCGTACGCCCTCGTCGGCACGATGGTCGTCCTCGTGATGCGGATGCTCGGTGAGATGGCCGCCGCACGGCCCGCGTCCGGCTCCTTCTCCACCTACGCGGACCAGGCGCTCGGCCGCTGGGCCGGCTTCTCCATCGGCTGGCTCTACTGGTTCTTCTGGGTCGTCGTGCTCGCCGTGGAGGCCACCGCGGGCGCCGTGATCCTCAACGGCTGGATACCCGCCGTACCGCAGTGGGGCTGGGCGCTCATCGTGATGGTCGTGCTCACCGCCACGAACCTCGTCTCCGTGGGCTCGTACGGCGAGTTCGAGTTCTGGTTCGCCGGAATCAAGGTCGTCGCCATCGGCGGCTTCGTCGTGATCGGTCTGCTCGCCGTCTTCGGCGTGCTGCCGGGCTCCGACAACCCGGGCGACGGATTCGCGCACCTCACCGACGCGGGCGGCTTCATGCCCAAGGGCGCGGGCGCCATCCTCACCGGTGTGCTGATGGTCGTCTTCTCCTTCATGGGCAGCGAGATCGTCACGCTGGCCGCCGGTGAGTCCGAGGACCCGCAGCGCGCCGTCACCAAGGCGACCAACAGCGTCATCTGGCGCATCGGCGTCTTCTACCTGGGCTCGATCTTCGTCGTCATCACCCTCCTGCCGTGGAACGACAAGTCGATCACCGAGGACGGCAGTTACGTCGCCGCGCTGAACTCGATCGGCATCCCGCACGCCGGTCAGGTCATGAACGTCATCGTCCTCACCGCCGTGCTCTCCTGCCTCAACTCCGGGCTGTACACCGCGTCCCGCATGGCCTTCTCGCTGGGTCAGCGCGGTGACGCGCCCAAGGCCTTCGCGCGCACCAACGCGCGGGGCGTCCCGCAGGCCGCGATCCTCGGCTCGGTCGTCTTCGGTTTCGTCGCCGTCTGGTTCAACTACCAGTGGAAGGACACCGTCTTCGACTTCCTGCTCAACTCCTCGGGCGCGGTGGCCCTCTTCGTGTGGCTGATCATCAGCTTCACGCAGCTGCGGATGCGCGGGATCATCCTGCGCGAGGAGCCGGAGAAGCTCGTCGTGAAGATGTGGCTCTTCCCGTACCTGACGTGGGTCACGATCGCGATGATCTCGTTCGTCCTCGTCTACATGCTGACCGACGAGGCCGGCCGCAAGCAGGTGCTGCTCTCGCTCCTCGCCGCCGCCTTCGTGGTCGTCTTCTCGCTGGTGCGCGAGAAGGTCCGGCCCCGGGACGCGGACGGAATTCCGGTGGAGTCGCAGAGGAGTTGA
- a CDS encoding FAD-binding oxidoreductase, translated as MLSVSDETTEAPVDHTAQRLVFRPDDAGYEAEIAGMQTGFVTRPDLVFGAKSADDVVAAVAYAAGAGLPVGVQATGHGVPGASEGGVLISTRRMDAVRIDPDARTAAIGAGARWGQVVEAAVQHGLAPLNGTAPSVGAVGYTLGGGLGILGREFGYAADHVRSVDVVTGDGVPRHVTRDSDPELFWGLLGGGAQLGVVTELEIGLVPVARLYGGALTFDGRVVAPAAVLRGYEEWTRALPDEVTSSLAALVYPDLPQLPPHLRGSYLVLIRVAFTGSEAEGERLVAPLREIGPTVSDTLREMPYAESPSIHGDPDFPHAFYGDNAVLSTLDVDAAGAVLALTGPDAAAMHILQLNHLGGALARPAENAVPHREAGWLLRLLSPLDGTDVESHRKVHAEAFGLVAPQTLGRSLNFLFGGSDRPEGLYDAETRKRLAGLKATYDPANLFRRNYSVS; from the coding sequence ATGCTCTCCGTGTCAGACGAGACAACGGAGGCACCCGTGGACCACACCGCCCAGCGACTCGTGTTCCGGCCGGACGACGCCGGATACGAAGCGGAAATCGCCGGAATGCAGACCGGGTTCGTGACACGGCCCGACCTCGTCTTCGGCGCGAAGAGCGCCGACGACGTGGTCGCCGCCGTCGCGTACGCGGCCGGGGCGGGCCTGCCCGTCGGCGTGCAGGCGACCGGACACGGCGTGCCGGGAGCCTCCGAGGGCGGCGTCCTCATCAGTACGCGGCGCATGGACGCCGTGCGGATCGACCCCGACGCGCGCACCGCGGCCATCGGCGCGGGCGCCCGTTGGGGTCAGGTCGTCGAGGCCGCGGTGCAGCACGGGCTCGCGCCGCTGAACGGCACCGCGCCGAGCGTCGGCGCCGTCGGCTACACGCTCGGCGGCGGACTCGGCATCCTGGGCCGCGAGTTCGGCTACGCGGCCGACCACGTCCGCTCGGTCGACGTCGTCACCGGGGACGGCGTCCCGCGCCACGTGACGCGGGACAGCGACCCGGAGCTCTTCTGGGGCCTGCTGGGCGGCGGCGCGCAGCTCGGCGTGGTCACGGAGCTGGAGATCGGCCTGGTGCCGGTGGCGCGGCTGTACGGCGGCGCCCTCACGTTCGACGGCAGGGTGGTCGCCCCTGCCGCGGTGCTGCGCGGCTACGAGGAGTGGACGCGGGCCCTGCCCGACGAGGTGACGTCGTCGCTCGCGGCGCTCGTCTACCCGGATCTGCCGCAGCTCCCGCCCCACCTGCGGGGCAGCTACCTCGTCCTGATCCGCGTCGCGTTCACCGGCTCGGAGGCGGAGGGCGAGCGCCTGGTGGCGCCGCTGCGGGAGATCGGGCCCACGGTGTCGGACACGCTGCGGGAGATGCCGTACGCCGAGAGCCCCTCGATCCACGGCGACCCGGACTTCCCGCACGCCTTCTACGGCGACAACGCCGTCCTGAGCACCCTCGACGTCGACGCGGCGGGCGCCGTCCTCGCGCTGACCGGGCCGGACGCGGCCGCGATGCACATCCTGCAGCTCAACCACCTGGGCGGAGCCCTGGCGCGCCCCGCGGAGAACGCCGTCCCCCACCGCGAGGCGGGCTGGCTGCTGCGGCTCCTGTCGCCGCTGGACGGCACGGACGTCGAGTCGCACCGGAAGGTCCACGCGGAGGCGTTCGGGCTCGTGGCGCCGCAGACGCTGGGGCGGTCGCTCAACTTCCTCTTCGGCGGCAGCGACAGGCCGGAGGGCCTGTACGACGCGGAGACGCGGAAGAGGCTCGCCGGGCTGAAGGCCACGTACGACCCGGCGAACCTCTTCAGGCGGAATTACAGCGTCAGCTGA
- a CDS encoding biotin transporter BioY → MSIAAATTRPGQVLADLLPASRVKDAALVLGGAALTGIAAQIAVPVPGSPVPVTGQTFAALLVGTSLGARRGFLSLALYALVGMAGMPWFAQAGSGVAAPSLGYVLGMLLAATVVGALARRGGDRSVLRTAGTMVLGSAIIYAVGVPYLAAATGMSMTQAVAAGLTPFLIGDALKAALAMGVLPTAWKFLDR, encoded by the coding sequence ATGAGCATCGCCGCTGCCACCACCCGCCCCGGTCAGGTCCTCGCCGACCTGCTGCCCGCGTCCCGCGTGAAGGACGCGGCGCTCGTGCTCGGCGGCGCCGCGCTCACCGGCATCGCCGCCCAGATCGCGGTGCCCGTGCCGGGCTCCCCGGTGCCGGTGACCGGCCAGACCTTCGCCGCGCTGCTCGTCGGCACGTCGCTGGGCGCCCGCCGCGGCTTCCTCTCCCTCGCCCTGTACGCCCTCGTGGGCATGGCGGGCATGCCGTGGTTCGCCCAGGCCGGCTCCGGCGTCGCGGCCCCCTCCCTCGGCTACGTCCTCGGCATGCTGCTCGCCGCCACCGTGGTCGGCGCCCTGGCCCGCCGCGGCGGCGACCGCTCCGTGCTGCGCACGGCGGGCACGATGGTCCTCGGCTCCGCGATCATCTACGCGGTCGGCGTCCCGTACCTGGCCGCCGCCACCGGCATGTCGATGACCCAGGCGGTCGCCGCCGGGCTCACGCCGTTCCTGATCGGCGACGCCCTGAAGGCCGCGCTCGCGATGGGCGTGCTGCCCACGGCGTGGAAGTTCCTGGACCGCTGA